Part of the Imperialibacter roseus genome, AAGCAGCGCCAGCAAACGCTGCTCAATACAATGAACTCGATTATTAAGTACCAGTACGACTTTTTCCTTGAAGGAGACGAGAGCAAGCTGAGGCCAATGATTTTGAAAGATATAGCGGAAGAGATAGGCATGGATATTTCCACGGTGTCGAGGGTGGCTAACTCCAAAACTATCCAAACAGAATTCGGTATTTATCCATTGAAGTATTTCTTTTCTGAAGGGATTTCTACTGACTCTGGCGACGATGTGAGTAGCCGAGAGGTCAAGCATTTCTTAAAGGAAATGATTGACGCCGAAGAAAAGCGCAAACCACTGTCGGACGATAAACTTGAAAAATTGCTTAAAAAGAAGGGGTATCAAATCGCCAGGCGAACTGTAGCCAAATACCGGGAACAACTAAATATTCCTGTGGCCAGATTAAGGAAGGAGCTCTAGTGCTAAGGTTTTTTATGCAGGCATTATCGGTGGTGTTTCACCCGCTTCTTCTGCCGACGATCATGTTTTTTGTTATTTTTCGGTACGTGCCACAGGCTTTCAGGCCACTGGCCGACGAAAATGTGCCCTACATTCTACTGGCACTATCCACTACCACTCTGATCATACCAGTGCTAAGTCTTTTGGCCCTTCGCCTCACCTCTACCATTAGGAGCCTTCAAATGCACGATAAAAATGACAGGCTTGTCCCTTTTGTTTTTATCGCCACTTTTTATGGGGTAACCACCTATATGTTTTATAGTAAGCTTACCCTAAATCCGGTGTTGGTGCTATTGATGCTCACCACCACTTTGCTGATTGTGCTGCTTACGGGAATCACTTTCTTCTGGAAAATAAGTATTCACAGTGCCGGCATCGGGGGTGTGGTGGGCTTTATTTTGGCCCTGGTCCATATTTTTCCGGGAAGCGAGTTACTTATCCCTTTTGTGGCAGCAATTGTTGTGCTGGGATGGGTAATGACAGCCCGTTTGGTGCTGCAAGCCCATAGTTTTTCCCAAGTGGTAGCTGGCGCTGTTCTCGGAGGAGGGTTTTGTTACCTGATGATGATGGTATTTTCCTAGGCTTAGAATCCGTTAAACGAGATGCCGATTGTATTGGCAGTGACGTTGATTCCGTTCGGGCCTTTACCACTTTGAAAAACGTCGCTCAATCCCATTTTGTAGTAGACAGAGAACCCGCCAATACCCAACCTGGCGTGCACGCTGTACCTTATTTTGTTAAGGTTCCAGT contains:
- a CDS encoding phosphatase PAP2 family protein — translated: MQALSVVFHPLLLPTIMFFVIFRYVPQAFRPLADENVPYILLALSTTTLIIPVLSLLALRLTSTIRSLQMHDKNDRLVPFVFIATFYGVTTYMFYSKLTLNPVLVLLMLTTTLLIVLLTGITFFWKISIHSAGIGGVVGFILALVHIFPGSELLIPFVAAIVVLGWVMTARLVLQAHSFSQVVAGAVLGGGFCYLMMMVFS